A single genomic interval of Camelina sativa cultivar DH55 chromosome 11, Cs, whole genome shotgun sequence harbors:
- the LOC104725498 gene encoding nuclear export mediator factor NEMF-like isoform X2 has product MRKVHWFEKFNWFISSENYLIISGRDAQQNEMIVKRYMSKGDLYVHAELHGASSTVIKNHKPDQNVPPLTLNQAGCFTVCHSQAWDSKIVTSAWWVYPHQVTKTAPTGEYLTVGSFMIRGKKNFLPPHPLIMGFGLLFRLDESSLGAHLNERRVRGEEEEMNDVVMATHAPDEHSDAESEKEAVNEAISAPAEVNLPESSTALSQDTSSFDMNRSGIAEANAASATSQLEDLLDRTLSLGAATVASKNHTIETLKDEMEEDMKQEEKKAGVRDKPYMSKAERRKLKMGQSGNAATDSNTGQEKQQRKEKDVISSSKANKSIPDNKPAAEKVTRGQRGKLKKMKEKYADQDEEERKIRMALLASSGKPLKNDAESQNAKVAVTEEKKPSEETDDAVKICYRCKKVGHLARDCHGKETSDMDKVVMEEEDIHEVGDEEKEKLIDVDYLTGNPLPTDILLYAVPVCGPYNALQSYKYRVKAIPGSMKKGKAAKTAMNLFTHMSEASVREKELMKACTDPELMAALVGNVKITAAGLTQLKQKQKKGKKSGKQQHS; this is encoded by the exons ATGAGAAAAGTCCACTGGTTTGAGAAATTCAATTGGTTCATTAGCAGTGAGAACTACTTGATCATCAGTGGTCGTGATGCTCAGCAAAATGAGATGATAGTTAAACGCTACATGTCAAAAGGAGATCT GTATGTACACGCAGAGCTTCATGGAGCATCTAGTACTGTGATAAAGAATCATAAACCTGATCAGAATGTACCACCTCTCACTTTAAACCAAGCTGGGTGTTTTACA GTTTGTCATAGTCAGGCCTGGGATTCCAAGATTGTTACTAGTGCATGGTGGGTCTATCCTCATCAGGTCACTAAAACAGCTCCTACAGGAGAATACCTTACAGTTGGAAGTTTCATGATACGAGGTAAGAAAAACTTCCTTCCACCACACCCACTCATCATGGGTTTTGGATTGTTGTTTCGTTTGGACGAGAGCTCCTTGGGAGCTCATTTGAATGAGAGAAGGGTtagaggtgaagaagaagaaatgaatgaTGTAGTAATGGCAACGCATGCTCCTGATGAACATTCAGATGCTGAGTCAGAGAAGGAAGCAGTGAATGAAGCGATTTCTGCCCCAGCAGAAGTTAATTTACCGGAATCAAGTACAGCATTGAGCCAAGATACTTCTTCTTTTGACATGAATAGATCTGGTATTGCTGAAGCAAATGCTGCATCAGCTACCTCGCAGCTCGAAGATCTACTTGACAGAACCCTTAGTCTTGGTGCTGCAACTGTGGCCAGCAAGAACCATACAATAGAGACATTAAAGGACGAAATGGAAGAGGACATGAAACAGGAAGAGAAAAAGGCAGGAGTGAGAGATAAACCTTACATGTCAAAAGCTGAGAGAAGAAAGCTTAAGATGGGCCAAAGCGGTAATGCTGCTACTGATAGTAACACTGGGCAAGAAAAGCAGcaacgaaaagaaaaagatgttaTTTCTTCAAGCAAAGCCAACAAGAGCATACCCGATAACAAGCCAGCTGCGGAAAAAGTTACCCGTGGGCAAAGGGGTAAACTTAAGAAAATGAAGGAGAAGTATGCTGatcaagacgaagaagaaagaaaaattcgaATGGCATTGTTGGCA TCTTCTGGAAAGCCACTGAAGAATGATGCCGAATCACAGAATGCAAAGGTAGCTGTAACCGAAGAGAAGAAACCTTCTGAAG AGACGGATGATGCTGTGAAAATATGTTATAGGTGTAAGAAGGTCGGACATCTTGCAAGAGACTGTCATGGGAAAGAAACTTCAGACATGGACAAAGTGGTTATGGAAGAAGAGGATATCCATGAGGTTGgggatgaagagaaagaaaaactgATAGATGTCGATTACCTAACTGGTAACCCGTTGCCAACCGACATTCTCTTATATGCGGTCCCGGTGTGCGGCCCATACAATGCTCTTCAGTCATATAAATACAGAGTCAAAGCGATTCCAGGCAGCATGAAGAAAGGAAAAG CTGCAAAAACTGCAATGAATCTGTTTACACACATGTCGGAGGCATCAGTAAGGGAGAAAGAGCTGATGAAGGCGTGTACGGATCCAGAGCTGATGGCTGCTCTTGTCGGGAATGTGAAGATCACAGCAGCAGGTTTGACGCAGttgaaacagaaacagaagaaaGGCAAGAAAAGTGGGAAACAACAACATAGCTAG
- the LOC104725498 gene encoding nuclear export mediator factor NEMF-like isoform X1 has protein sequence MRKVHWFEKFNWFISSENYLIISGRDAQQNEMIVKRYMSKGDLYVHAELHGASSTVIKNHKPDQNVPPLTLNQAGCFTVCHSQAWDSKIVTSAWWVYPHQVTKTAPTGEYLTVGSFMIRGKKNFLPPHPLIMGFGLLFRLDESSLGAHLNERRVRGEEEEMNDVVMATHAPDEHSDAESEKEAVNEAISAPAEVNLPESSTALSQDTSSFDMNRSGIAEANAASATSQLEDLLDRTLSLGAATVASKNHTIETLKDEMEEDMKQEEKKAGVRDKPYMSKAERRKLKMGQSGNAATDSNTGQEKQQRKEKDVISSSKANKSIPDNKPAAEKVTRGQRGKLKKMKEKYADQDEEERKIRMALLASSGKPLKNDAESQNAKVAVTEEKKPSEETDDAVKICYRCKKVGHLARDCHGKETSDMDKVVMEEEDIHEVGDEEKEKLIDVDYLTGNPLPTDILLYAVPVCGPYNALQSYKYRVKAIPGSMKKGKAAKTAMNLFTHMSEASVREKELMKACTDPELMAALVGNVKITAAGLTQLKQKQKKGKKSGKQQHS, from the exons ATGAGAAAAGTCCACTGGTTTGAGAAATTCAATTGGTTCATTAGCAGTGAGAACTACTTGATCATCAGTGGTCGTGATGCTCAGCAAAATGAGATGATAGTTAAACGTTACATGTCAAAAGGAGATCT GTATGTACACGCAGAGCTTCATGGAGCATCTAGTACTGTGATAAAGAATCATAAACCTGATCAGAATGTACCACCTCTCACTTTAAACCAAGCTGGGTGTTTTACA GTTTGTCATAGTCAGGCCTGGGATTCCAAGATTGTTACTAGTGCATGGTGGGTCTATCCTCATCAGGTCACTAAAACAGCTCCTACAGGAGAATACCTTACAGTTGGAAGTTTCATGATACGAGGTAAGAAAAACTTCCTTCCACCACACCCACTCATCATGGGTTTTGGATTGTTGTTTCGTTTGGACGAGAGCTCCTTGGGAGCTCATTTGAATGAGAGAAGGGTtagaggtgaagaagaagaaatgaatgaTGTAGTAATGGCAACGCATGCTCCTGATGAACATTCAGATGCTGAGTCAGAGAAGGAAGCAGTGAATGAAGCGATTTCTGCCCCAGCAGAAGTTAATTTACCGGAATCAAGTACAGCATTGAGCCAAGATACTTCTTCTTTTGACATGAATAGATCTGGTATTGCTGAAGCAAATGCTGCATCAGCTACCTCGCAGCTCGAAGATCTACTTGACAGAACCCTTAGTCTTGGTGCTGCAACTGTGGCCAGCAAGAACCATACAATAGAGACATTAAAGGACGAAATGGAAGAGGACATGAAACAGGAAGAGAAAAAGGCAGGAGTGAGAGATAAACCTTACATGTCAAAAGCTGAGAGAAGAAAGCTTAAGATGGGCCAAAGCGGTAATGCTGCTACTGATAGTAACACTGGGCAAGAAAAGCAGcaacgaaaagaaaaagatgttaTTTCTTCAAGCAAAGCCAACAAGAGCATACCCGATAACAAGCCAGCTGCGGAAAAAGTTACCCGTGGGCAAAGGGGTAAACTTAAGAAAATGAAGGAGAAGTATGCTGatcaagacgaagaagaaagaaaaattcgaATGGCATTGTTGGCA TCTTCTGGAAAGCCACTGAAGAATGATGCCGAATCACAGAATGCAAAGGTAGCTGTAACCGAAGAGAAGAAACCTTCTGAAG AGACGGATGATGCTGTGAAAATATGTTATAGGTGTAAGAAGGTCGGACATCTTGCAAGAGACTGTCATGGGAAAGAAACTTCAGACATGGACAAAGTGGTTATGGAAGAAGAGGATATCCATGAGGTTGgggatgaagagaaagaaaaactgATAGATGTCGATTACCTAACTGGTAACCCGTTGCCAACCGACATTCTCTTATATGCGGTCCCGGTGTGCGGCCCATACAATGCTCTTCAGTCATATAAATACAGAGTCAAAGCGATTCCAGGCAGCATGAAGAAAGGAAAAG CTGCAAAAACTGCAATGAATCTGTTTACACACATGTCGGAGGCATCAGTAAGGGAGAAAGAGCTGATGAAGGCGTGTACGGATCCAGAGCTGATGGCTGCTCTTGTCGGGAATGTGAAGATCACAGCAGCAGGTTTGACGCAGttgaaacagaaacagaagaaaGGCAAGAAAAGTGGGAAACAACAACATAGCTAG
- the LOC104728748 gene encoding nuclear export mediator factor NEMF-like — protein sequence MVKVRMNTADVAAEVKCLKRLIGMRCSNVYDISPKTYMFKLLNSSGITESGESEKVLLLMESGVRLHTTAYVRDKSNTPSGFTLKLRKHIRTRRLEDVRQLGYDRIIVFQFGLGANAHYVILELYAQGNIILTDSEYMIMTLLRSHRDDNKGFAIMSRHRYPIEICRVFERTTVSKLQESLTAFSLKDHEAKQIEPKEQTGGKKGGKSNDSTGAKQYTLKNILGDALGYGPQLSEHIILDAGLVPTTKLSEDKKLDDNEIQLLVQAVIVFEDWLEDIINGQKVPEGYILMQKQILANDTPSESGGVKKMYDEFCSILLNQFKSRVYEKFETFDAALDEFYSKIESQRSEQQQKAKEDSASQKLNKIRQDQENRVQILKKEVNHCVNMAELIEYNLEDVDAAILAVRVALAKGMGWDDLARMVKEEKKLGNPVAGLIDKLYLEKNCMTLLLCNNLDEMDDDEKTLPVEKVEVDLSLSAHGNARRWYEMKKKQESKQEKTVSAHEKAFRAAEKKTRHQLSQEKVVATISHMRKVHWFEKFNWFISSENYLIISGRDAQQNEMIVKRYMSKGDLYVHAELHGASSTVIKNHKPDQNVPPLTLNQAGCFTVCHSQAWDSMLILFIVFFPAVN from the exons ATGGTGAAGGTGCGAATGAACACGGCGGACGTCGCCGCAGAGGTAAAGTGCTTGAAGCGTTTGATAGGTATGAGATGCTCCAACGTCTATGATATATCTCCCAAG ACGTATATGTTCAAGCTCTTGAATAGTAGCGGTATCACAGAATCTGGAGAGAGTGAGAAAGTTTTGCTTCTTATGGAAAGTGGTGTTCGTTTGCATACCACAGCTTATGTTCG GGATAAGAGTAATACTCCCTCTGGGTTTACTTTGAAGTTGAGAAAACATATCCGGACTAGGAGGCTTGAAGATGTACGACAGCTTGGTTACGATAGG ATCATCGTCTTCCAGTTTGGGCTAGGTGCTAATGCACACTATGTTATATTGGAGTTGTATGCTCAAGGAAACATAATTCTTACTGATTCTGAATATATGATCATGACACTCCTCCGGTCACATAG AGATGACAATAAGGGTTTTGCTATCATGTCTCGTCACCGTTACCCTATCGAGATATGTAGAGTTTTTGAGAGAACCACTGTTTCAAAGCTTCAGGAATCACTTACTGCTTTCTCGCTTAAGGATCATGAAGCAAAACAGATTGAGCCAAAGGAGCAGACTGGTGGCAAAAAGGGTGGGAAGTCAAATGATTCTACGGGTGCCAAACAATATACCTTGAAGAATATCCTTGGTGACGCTTTAGGCTATGGGCCACAGCTCTCAGAGCACATTATTCTGGATGCTGGTCTAGTTCCAACTACCAAACTTTCAGAAGACAAGAAGTTAGATGATAATGAGATTCAGTTATTGGTTCAAGCGGTGATCGTTTTTGAAGATTGGCTTGAAGATATTATAAATGGTCAAAAAGTTCCTGAAGGTTATATTCTtatgcaaaaacaaattttggcaAATGACACGCCTTCTGAATCAGGAGGTGTTAAAAAG ATGTATGACGAGTTCTGTTCAATCTTATTAAATCAATTCAAATCAAGAGTCTatgaaaagtttgaaactttcgATGCGGCTTTAGATGAGTTCTACAGCAAAATTGAGAGCCAAAGGtctgaacaacaacaaaaggcAAAAGAAGATTCTGCCAGTCAGAAACTCAATAAGATTCGCCAGGATCAG GAAAACCGTGTTCAAATTCTGAAGAAAGAAGTCAACCATTGTGTTAATATGGCTGAATTAATCGAGTACAACTTAGAGGACGTAGATGCTGCCATATTAGCTGTTCGTGTAGCCCTTGCAAAGGGTATGGGATGGGATGATCTAGCTCGCAtggttaaagaagaaaaaaaattaggaaatccTGTTGCTGGACTTATTGACAAACTTTATCTAGAGAAGAATTGCATGACCTTGTTGCTGTGCAACAATCTCGATGAaatggatgatgatgagaagacGCTGCCAGTGGAAAAG GTGGAGGTTGACTTATCACTATCTGCGCATGGTAATGCTAGGCGCTGGTatgaaatgaagaagaaacaagaaagcaaacaGGAGAAGACTGTTTCTGCTCATGAAAAGGCTTTTCGAGCAGCTGAAAAAAAGACACGCCACCAGCTTTCTCAA gAAAAAGTGGTTGCAACTATTTCACATATGAGAAAAGTCCACTGGTTTGAGAAATTCAATTGGTTCATTAGCAGTGAGAACTACTTGATCATCAGTGGTCGTGATGCTCAGCAAAATGAGATGATAGTTAAACGTTACATGTCAAAAGGAGATCT GTATGTACACGCAGAGCTTCATGGAGCATCTAGTACTGTGATAAAGAATCATAAACCTGATCAGAATGTACCACCTCTCACTTTAAACCAAGCTGGATGTTTTACA GTTTGTCATAGTCAGGCCTGGGATTCNATGTTAATcttgtttattgttttctttcccGCAGTCAACTAA
- the LOC104725499 gene encoding nifU-like protein 2, chloroplastic produces the protein MQLLAALNPAAISRTPLQALDPSSSSSSCLLSSAQSLSSQRGFGLLVARPRRGLPSTSLSSRQLFRRSKVVQAVATPGPILEVPLTEENVESVLDEIRPYLMSDGGNVALHEIDGNIVRVKLQGACGSCPSSTMTMKMGIERRLMEKIPEIVAVEAVPDEETGLEMNEENIEKVLEEIRPYLIGTTDGSLELVEIEDPIVKIRITGPAAGVMTVRVAVTQKLREKIPSIAAVQLI, from the exons ATGCAATTGCTGGCGGCGCTAAACCCGGCGGCCATTTCCAGGACGCCGCTACAAGCCCTAGATCCTTCTTCGTCATCCTCCTcttgtcttctttcttctgcTCAG AGTTTGAGCTCGCAACGCGGTTTTGGTCTCCTCGTAGCTAGGCCTCGACGGGGATTACCATCTACGTCTTTATCGAGTCGACAGCTTTTCCGACGATCCAAAG TTGTACAGGCAGTAGCAACCCCAGGCCCAATCTTGGAAGTACCTCTAACGGAGGAAAATGTAGAGAGCGTTCTGGACGAAATCAGACCATACCTTATGTCTGATGGTGGTAATGTGGCGTTACATGAGATCGATGGAAACATTGTGCGAGTTAAGCTGCAGGGAGCGTGCGGATCATGCCCTAGTTCTACTATGACAATGAAGATGGGTATTGAGCGTCGTCTAATGGAAAAGATCCCTGAAATAGTTGCTGTGGAAGCAGTTCCAGATGAAGAGACTGGCCTTGAAATGAATGAGGAAAACATTGAAAAG gTACTGGAAGAAATCAGGCCGTACTTGATCGGAACAACAGATGGATCGCTTGAACTGGTGGAGATTGAAGATCCGATAGTGAAGATAAGAATCACAGGACCTGCTGCTGGAGTCATGACAGTTCGAGTAGCAGTCACTCAGAAACTCAGAGAGAAAATCCCATCAATCGCAGCTGTTcaacttatatag
- the LOC104728749 gene encoding uncharacterized protein At5g49945-like produces MSRSFSFISLALIFYLFLHHHLLVASQFEGFDAEDDDVSDDTSHLHHSLPPPLITQSHSSLPDLEPDLIPESDTEPQSTPLEYWDEDEFEGLPTEVETLESPPLITENITTHADSKTLDLNTSSEAQENNTSTTDPLMKKKTKSYAVEIACVCFLIALTINYFVGKRENERLALAWAAKFASKDTIFQKNFSLLGVSEGEDSPLLLKESLNVFKFYASGRKYCHGLLATMELKSRHDLISRLFNLVVPCKDEITFEVYMNEETMDQVVLAVVRKKAVKTMIKETKDLRRSALILPFGRKWVSEELAVISESKEVAANMITDSVLDLVFGDNAVDKYGKHFISMHISDQHPGKHKKVLLFKFSLPDAKHMDDIVRLVLLIPYYIELVGRYRLSSQARIKTESGRQKAAEEVMHSIISGFEINGTVANSTDCK; encoded by the exons ATGAGCCGATCTTTTTCATTTATCTCCTTGGCTCTCATCTTCTACCTCTTCCTTCATCACCACCTTCTCGTAGCTTCTCAATTCGAAGGATTCGATGCTGAAGACGACGATGTCTCCGACGATACCTCTCACCTTCACCACtcccttcctcctcctcttatcaCTCAGTCTCACTCATCACTCCCCGATCTGGAACCCGATCTCATCCCTGAATCAGACACCGAGCCTCAGTCCACGCCATTAGAATACTGGGATGAAGACGAGTTCGAAGGACTCCCGACGGAGGTAGAGACACTTGAATCGCCGCCATTGATTACAGAAAACATCACTACTCATGCTGATTCGAAGACGTTAGATCTCAACACTTCTTCGGAAGCTCaagaaaataatactagtaCTACTGATccgttgatgaagaagaagaccaagtcGTACGCGGTGGAGATCGCTTGCGTCTGTTTCCTAATCGCTCTCACGATCAACTACTTCGTCGGCAAACGTGAGAACGAGAGGCTCGCGTTAGCTTGGGCGGCTAAATTCGCTTCCAAGGATACAATATTCCAGAAGAATTTCAGTTTGTTAGGAGTTAGTGAAGGAGAGGATTCGCCATTGTTGTTGAAAGAATCGTTGAATGTGTTCAAATTCTACGCCAGTGGTCGTAAGTATTGCCATGGATTGTTAGCTACGATGGAGCTTAAGAGCAGACACGATCTCATCTCTAGGCTTTTTAATTTGGTGGTTCCTTGTAAAGATGAGATTACTTTTGAGGTTTATATGAATGAAGAAACTATGGATCAGGTTGTGTTGGCTGTTGTGAGGAAGAAGGCTGTGAAGACGATGATAAAGGAGACGAAGGATTTGCGGAGATCTGCTTTGATTCTTCCTTTTGGGAGGAAATGGGTGTCAGAGGAGTTAGCTGTGATCTCTGAATCCAAGGAAGTAGCTGCTAATATGATCACTGACTCTGTGCTTGATCTG GTTTTTGGTGACAACGCTGTGGATAAGTATGGGAAGCATTTCATCTCGATGCATATATCTGACCAACACCCTGGCAAGCACAAGAAGGTGCTGCTTTTCAAGTTTTCCTTACCCGATGCTAAACATATGGATGATATCGTCCGGTTGGTGTTGCTAATTCCATATTACATCGAATTAGTAGGACGATACAGACTCAGCTCCCAG GCGCGGATCAAAACTGAGAGTGGTAGGCAAAAGGCAGCAGAGGAA GTCATGCATTCTATCATCTCGGGATTCGAGATAAATGGAACAGTTGCAAACAGTACTGATTGCAAGTGA